In Malania oleifera isolate guangnan ecotype guangnan chromosome 8, ASM2987363v1, whole genome shotgun sequence, a single window of DNA contains:
- the LOC131161716 gene encoding origin of replication complex subunit 2: MEGNDADEDEFGFSRNYFLAKELGSSGKKSAHKLSDIDLVDEQELRAAASNLETKHEKEIFSLMNSYRSLYSNWVFELRCGFGLLLYGFGSKKALIEDFASTALTECAVVVINGYLQSINIKQVVIALAEVLQDQLKTKRMTPSGNLSKVQQPFSSRSMDDLFAFLDGSHVVENDSFVCVAIHNIDGPGLRDADTQQYLARISACSHVRVVASIDHVNAPLLWDKKMVHTQFNWCWYHVPTFAPYKVEGIFFPLILAHGGSAQSTKTAVIVLQSLTPNAQNVFKVLAEHQLAHPDEEGMPISNLYRVCRERFLVSNQVTLNSHLTEFKDHELVKTRRNSDGQDCLYIPLTTEAIEKLLPEINQ, encoded by the exons ATGGAAGGAAACGATGCTGATGAGGACGAGTTTGGATTCTCAAGAAACTATTTCCTTGCGAAAGAGCTAGGCAGCTCCGGAAAGAAATCAGCCCACAAACTCTCTGACATAGATCTTGTTGATGAACAG GAGCTGAGAGCAGCAGCATCAAATCTTGAAACAAAGCATGAGAAAGagattttttctttgatgaacaGTTATAGAAGTTTATACTCTAATTGGGTCTTTGAGCTCAG GTGTGGTTTTGGGCTTTTATTGTATGGATTTGGATCCAAGAAGGCTCTGATAGAAGATTTTGCTTCAACAGCATTGACCGAGTGTGCTGTAGTTGTGATCAATGGCTATCTTCAGTCAATTAATATTAAACAG GTGGTGATAGCCCTAGCTGAAGTTCTTCAAGATCAATTGAAAACCAAACGAATGACTCCTTCAGGGAACTTGTCTAAAGTTCAGCAGCCATTTAGTTCTAGATCAATGGATGATCTCTTTGCTTTTCTGGATGGATCACATGTAGTGGAAAATGATTCTTTTGTTTGTGTGGCCATTCACAACATTGATGGACCGGGGTTGCGGGATGCTGATACTCAGCAATATCTTGCACGGATTTCTGCTTGTTCTCATGTCCGTGTGGTTGCCTCCATTGACCATGTGAATGCACCGCTAT TGTGGGACAAGAAGATGGTTCACACACAGTTCAACTGGTGCTGGTATCATGTCCCCACGTTTGCACCATACAAGGTTGAAGGAATCTTCTTCCCTTTGATTCTTGCACATGGAGGCTCTGCCCAAAGCACCAAAACAGCAGTAATAGTTTTACAGAGTTTGACACCCAATGCCCAGAATGTGTTCAAAGTTCTTGCAGAGCATCAACTGGCTCACCCAGACGaagaag GGATGCCAATCAGCAATTTGTATAGAGTCTGTCGGGAGCGCTTCCTGGTGAGCAACCAGGTTACGTTGAATTCTCATTTAACGGAATTCAAAGACCATGAGTTGGTAAAAACCAGAAGGAATTCTGATGGCCAGGATTGCTTATATATTCCTCTGACAACTGAAGCAATTGAAAAACTACTACCAGAGATAAATCAGTAG